The DNA sequence AGAAGAAATCATGTGGTTAAGAGTTTGAAAACGGCCTTAATTTATGAAATgtattctttttcattttacagGATGTTACTGCAACTAAGGGAAATGAATTTGAAGATTACTTTTTTTGAAGCGGGAGTTGCTTATGGGAATATATGAGAAGGGATTTGAAAGACCTTCACCCATTCAAGAAGAAAGCATTCCAATTGCACTGACTGGGAGTGACATACTTGCCAGGGGCTAAAAAATGGGACTGGGAAGACAGCTGCATTTTGCATTCCTGCTCTAGAAAAAATCGATCAAGATAACAATGTTATTCAAGGTTCATAtacatattgtttttttattgccaTTACATAAATGAGTTTATCATCTGTTGTCTGAAAAGAACAAGCTGCCATTTTTCAAAGTTGCATTATtaattctactatttttttctttttgtggggTCTTTTGAAGTTTGAACCACATATTCCATATCTAATTTTGCTAACTACTGTTTCTGAATTGTTTTGCAACTATTTCAGTATGGGATTTACTTCTTGGAAGACAAACGTATTTTGTCCAAATATATTCTAAtactaatttgttctttttttctgtcGCTTTGTTGTATCAGTTGTCATATTGGTTCCCACAAGGGAATTGGCTCTCCAAACATCTCAAGTATGCAAAGAGTTGGGAAAGCATTTAAAGATTCAGGTCATGGTTACCACTGGAGGAACTAGCTTGAAGGATGACATAATGCGTTTATATCAGCCTGTTCATTTACTTGTGGGAACACCAGGACGCATTCTTGATCTTGCAAGAAAAGGTGTTTGTGTATTGAAGAATTGCTCAATGCTCATTATGGATGAGGTAATCTTTGCTCATATGATCAGATTAAATCTTATGCACTAGTAAATATCCAATCAATAGAAATGGCATGAAAGTATTTTGTATCATTTGTGTTTATGTTAGATCTAGCATAATGTTTGAACAGTTGGTTATTACTTATTAGTTACAACTTTTGTGACAGACACAATGCAGTTTTAATTgctgtaattatttttttgtactaattttctctctctctctctctctctctctctctctgtctgtctctgtgtgtgtgtgtttatttttattttttattttttattttgttttaaaacttcCGTTTATGTTGTCTTTGAAATATTGTAATTGTCATTGAGCAAGAGCTCACATGTTATATTACCTTTTTAAACAAGGAGCATTCCTTGTGAATTCTATTTCACATCATTAAAGTCGAATAACATATCAAACTATCAATTGCTTGATTATTACTCGTTCAATGTGGTTCTTTTCAGATCAATGGTTCTATGgataattgaaaatttacttAATCTCCTATTTAATTGCAAAAATACTCGTGACACAATccatgttgtttgttttttagatCAATGCTTCTTTTTTTGCATTCTTTGCATATGAATTGCgcaaaaaaccaaaattatgaTTGATTTTCTTGGTCACTGGTATATATAATGTTTGTCAAACTTACGTTGAGTATGCCATGATGTTTCTGAGTCCCTTGATTCACACTTCTGAGAGAAGCATAGCTGTTTGTGAAGCTTTTGGTGGGGAGCATTGAGGAAATTTAATCAATATTGGTTAAATGTATTTCCCTTGTTTTGATTTTCCTTGGAAGTTTAAAACCACATTTGTCCTTTTACTCACAGGCGGACAAGCTTCTATCGCCAGAATTTCAGCCTTCCATTGAGCAGCTTATTCAATTTCTTCCTGCCCATCGAcaagttttaatgttttcagCAACATTTCCTGTAACTGTCAAGGAATTTAAGGAAAAATATCTGCCGAAGCCTTACATAATTAACCTTATGGATGAACTTACCCTTAATGGTATAACACAATATTATGCCTTTGTGGAAGAAAGGCAGAAGGTTCACTGCTTAAACACCCTTTTTTCAAAGGTTTGGGCTTCACCCTCCTTTTAGTaatctttatttgcttttgtGCTTCTATGTTTGTGAATGTATTGAAGATGTGAAACTTGTTTCTCCAGCTTCAAATAAATCAGTCGATTATTTTCTGTAACTCGGTTAATCGGGTAGAGCTTTTGAGGGGTTAAGGATGGTATCCAAGTGGTCCACAGTGTGGGAATTGTCTGTGGAAGGGAATTAGCTTCTAAAATTTGAGAGAAAAGTGGCCAGATGGGTTTGGAGAATTCACAATCGATGAAGATGTGTTGAAGATTTTCAGATGCATTGTGGCAAAGGACGCAAGTGTCGGTGGAATTTTGAAAATTGTAatctttcttgaagagatttgTGAGGGTGAGGATTTTGTCCTTCCCAGCAAGCCAACTGAAAAGAGTGATTTTGCTTGGACAATGATTTTTCCAGAAAAGGGGATAAAGCGGACTACGTGTAccaccatcaatgagaaatttataaTAAGATTTAACTGTAAACATGCCTTTTTTACCCAGGGTCCAGGAGTAAACATCATAGGGTCCCGGAGTGAACATCATTTTGAATATTGGAGCAATCAGGGATAATTTCAAGAAGCGCAGATAACATATCAGGGGTGGAGGTGGGAAATAAGGGTTCAGGGTTGTTTAGAAACTAGGTGAATTGTCTGATGGTAATCCGAGGAACAGAACAATCATTGAAAAGATGGGGCCAATGATCTTTGAGTCGAAATCCCATCATGCCAACGATCAGACCAAAGTGAAGTGTTAGAACCATTTTTGATAGATTTCATGATGCATGATCGGAAGGAAAATAAAGTGGAAGTTACTCCTGCCCAAAAAAACGACTTATTTCTGGGTGGGATGTGAGAAAGAATTCTAAAAGTGTCATTTATGGAATAATTAGCGTGGATGATTTTGACCCAACTGCTATTTGGATTGCAGattaatttccaccaccactttccaaGTAAAGCATTGCTGAAGGTCTGAAGGTTAAGGATTCCCCAGCCTCCCATTTCCCGCGGTCTAGTGATCTTGTTCCAGGCAATCAATCTGACTCCTTTAGGTCCCAGGTCGGGCCCTTTCCAAAGGAAATCTCTCTGAATTTTATCAATATCTTTGATCACCCAAGCAGGAAGCTTGAAGAGTGATATCCAGTAAACATGGATGGTTGAAAGGACAGAATTAATGAGTGTTAAGCATCCACCAAGTGATAAGTAGTTCGCTTTCCAAGAGGTGAGTCTGGAGCGAACCATGTTGGTGAGTTTTGCCCAATCATAACGTTTGGGTCTACGACCAGAAAGGGGCACTCCTAAGTAGGTGATTGGGAGACAGCTACGTGAACAGTTTAGGATTCTAGCTGAGGAGTGATGAGGTTGATAGTCATAGTTAGAGGAGTACATGCAGCTTTTTGAGTAATTGATGGTTAAGCCTGAGGCACCCTCATAAAGATACAGGATGAGTTTAATAATATGAAGATCTTCTTGTCCTCCAGCAAAAAAAATTAGGTCATCGGCATATTGGAGGTGGTAGATGTTATCAGAATTATTTAAAGGAACCCCCACCAGGACTTTGGATTTGAGTGCATGGGAGAGCATAACGCTTAGTATATTAGCGGTGAGGGCAAAGAGCAGTGGAGAGAGGGGATCGCCTTGCCTCAGACCTCTTTTGCAACGAATGTAGCCCTGAGTTGATCCGTTGATAATGAATTGGGCCTTGGCAGTGCTAAGAATGGAAAAACCCCAGGAGATCCATTTAGGTCCAAAGCCTCTAGCAACAAGAATTTCGAGAAGAAAGTTCCAGTCAAGAGAGTCGAAGGCTTTAGCGAAATCCACTTTAAAGATGTGTCCTAGacgtttatgtttttgtaagtTGAAAATGATTTATTGTGCACCGACAATGTTATCCGCTATACATCTGCCTTTAATAAATCTGGATTGTGATTCATCGACTAGCGAATTGATAACAGTACTGAGGCGATTAGCGAGTATTTTTGAGATAAATTTACAAGTGGAGTTGATAAGATTGATAGGACGAAAGTCCTTCACATCACAAGGCgtattattttttgcaataaGAGCAATATGAATCCAGTTGATACGCTCAAGGTTGATGGTTCCTTCAAAGAAATCCTCACAAAGCTTAACAAGAGTGTCTTGGAGGATGGTCCAATgtttttggaagaagaaaataGGGAATCCGTCCGGGCCAGGGGCTTTGTCAGGGTTAAGGCCAAAAACGGCTTGTTTAATTTCCTCAGTAGTGAAAGGTAGTTCTAGCTGGGAAAGATcaattctttctttgtaatcaaaagaaaatgcCAATCCAGGAGAAATCTATTTGGTAAAGGAGTACCAAAGATAGAATGATAGTGATCAGTGAATATTCTACCAATTTGAGCATTATCGTCAAACCAGATGCCATTATGAAGAATACGAGGTATGTGATTTCTATTTCTCCCGCTGTTTGCAATTTGGTGGAAGAATTTAGTGTTGGAGTCCCCTTCTCTAAGCCAAGTAATCCTTGAGCGTTGTTTCCAGTAAATTTCTTCCTGGTTTAAAATGATGTAAAGTTCAGAGCGAATTTGGGAGAGTCGGTTGGATTCTTCCTCTAAGAGGGGTCTACTTTCATCAATAATGTCAATGGAATGTAATTCTGCAAGTAGACTACTTTTGAGGATCTTAGAAGCACAAAAATTATTCTTGGACCATGTGCGAAGTTTGGATTTTAAATGAGCAAGTTTTTTGGAAAAGATGAACTCCCCACATCCAACAGGGCTTGACTCCGACCACCATTCTTGAATAAGATTGATGAGATTAGGGCTGGTATACTAGAATTTCTCCAATTTGAATATTCGGGATCTTTTAAGGTGAATTCCAAAATCGAGACAATAGGAGAATGATCCGAACCAAATCTGGGAAGATCAAATTGAGATGTTCTGGGGTATAAGGAGGTCCAATCATGAGAGTAAAGGAAACGATCAAGACGGACCCAAATAGGGTTACATTATCCATTGGACCAGGTAAATCTTCTTCCACTAATTTGGGTTTGGGGGGTTCAATAAGATCCAGTTCGCTTAGAAGGCATTGGGATACAGTGATATTTCTAGGATTAGAGATACCGTTATTTTTGTCTTCTATGCAAAAGATCGTATTGAAATCACTACAAATAACCCAGGGGGTTGAAATGAGGTTTTTTAGGGTTCTGAGTTCATTCCAGAAATCAGGCCTAATGGAACTAGAGTTTGGTCCATAAATACTGGAGCAAGACCAAGTGGAGTTATCCAGACGATTAGTGAATTTAACGGAAATGGTAAAGGATCCCTTATAGATTAAATGTCCATTAAGTTGGGAGCTGTCCCAAGCAAGGATAATACCTCCAGCAGAACATTGGGCCGGTAAGAATTCAAAAGAGTCAATGCGTTTACCTCCAATTAATCTCCATAGGGAGCGATGGAGGTTTTGgagtttggattcttggagaCAAACAATATCAGCTTtgcaatttaaaataacttcttTGACTAGGTGGCATTTAGAGGGTCTGCCTAGACTTCTAACATTCCagcataaaattttcataagaaACAGATAAAGTCTAATAATTAGATCTCAGGGGAGATCCAGGGATTGGAGGAGATTTGGAGCCTCTTACAGTTTCAAGAGATCTGATTTTATTTAGACATTTAGATTTATGAGAGGGAGATCCAAGGAATTTAAtgccacaagaattgctatatTTAAGAATTTGAGCATCAGTCCAAGAGGAAAATCTGAATTCATAAAAGAGGGCGTACCTCTCTTGGATCTtcagggatttttttttcttgggagATCGAGGATGGAGGGGTACAAACCCAGCTTCTTTGTTCCAGCGCCCAAAGGTTTTCTTGGGCCTGTCACTTCTTCTGAGCAGTTTAGGATCTGCTTGAAGTTGTTTTGGTAGATCTTCCAAAGTACTAGAATTTTCTTGTTCAGTATCAATAGTGTGTGAATCTTGGTCTTCCCAGATCAAGGCAAATTTCATTATCTGGAATGAAATCCTCATCTTCCATGTCATTATCAAGAATATTCTCATCTTCCCCCCAGTCAAGGAGCTCTTCATTAGAGGGAGCCTCTAGTGAAGAATTCTGGGGCAAAGGATAttgttcataaaatttttcagaGTTAATGCTTGGTACCAGTGTCCATCCTCCAAAAATGAAAATCCATTTGTACCCCTCAGGGATGGATAAGACTGGAGGTAGGAATTGCAGGTGAGAGGGAAAATTTTCCTGCAAATTAGGGTTAGAGGATGAGTCCTGTCCATGATCAGAATTAGAGAGAGAAGAGTGATCATCACGAGGCAAGGGTACCTTGGAATGTGAGGGTGAGATTAGATCATGTTGTTGAATATCTTAAGGAGTTATCTCAGCATCCAAAGGAGGATCTAGAGAGTGATTATCTCGAGGCAAGTTCACCAAGATGGGTGAGTGGATGCTGAGATCAGGAGAGCGCTTATCCCGAGGCATCTCATCAGGAAATAGATTAGATATTTGATCAGAGAGCTGATCACGATGAGGCCTATCAAGAGTGACGCTATCACAAGGCGTGATCAGAAGATCAAGGGATTTGCAGGAATCCAGGGAGTGCTGATCTTGAGGCAATAGAGACGAAGGCATGGTTCCAAAGAGAATGGTGGAGTTTGCATCTCGAGGCAAAGGAGCGGCTGTTGAAGGCCCAACCATCACGTTGCCACTGCATGGCAACAGTGAGGATTGTCGCTCGGATCTCGCACGAGATTCCGGCGGGATCTCAAGGGTATCGGCAAGAAGCCGGTCATCGGTAGGAGGTTGGACGTCTCCTTGAGATCCAACAGCGTCGATCCCGAGTCGGTTGGCTAAAGGCCGAGCAACGCTCAACAGCCTCGCCGGGGAGATCATCGACGGGAGAATGTATAACGGGTGCTTTACCCTTATCGTCTTTGGGAATATATATGGCTTTGCGAGATGACTGAGCTGGTCGACGTTGAGCCGGGGCAATAGTCGAAGGTCCCTGGACGATCTTTGATCAAAGAATGTGAATCCCGTCATCTTCAAGCTTAACAATGAAGCTTCTAACGCCGATGTCCACAGTGATCTCCAACGGAAAGATGATCGACGGCTTGAGTCTAACCAGTGTTCGAAGGTGTTCCAGAGTGACATGCTCCTTCTTTTGAACGTAGATGAGATCGCCGATCGGCCGGAGAATCTCGACGATTGAATCCCAATTCCAACAGTGAAGCGGAAGGTTGGTAATTCTGATCCAATTATAGTTGCCGGCGGCGATCGCATGCAACCCAAATTCGGCGGTCTAGTGAGATAGTGAGATGCGACAGGGCCCTAGGTTTGAGTTAAGAGCAAAAGGACTTCTCTTCACCGTCGATGCAGCATCTCTAGCTGAGTTCATCATGAGAATAAAATCAATGTTGAATGTGGTGATATGCTCACATAAATCAGGGTTTAAGCACTGGGGGAGAGAATCATGGAGGGATTTAACACTGGCATTGCCAGAAAAAACCCTTATAATCACCATTTTTTTGAGCTCCTCTTTCGATTTTAGAATAGCTTCAGTGATGGGCAAGGAGACACGAAGAGAGGTATGGTTTACAAGTTGACTGGGTAGGTGCTGCAAAATGTCTGTCTGTTTATTATTTAGTGCTATTGTTTGATGTCAGAACATGTAGCTTTTTAACTCTTTTTAACTCTTCCCGTCTCGAGAGCAACTAAAATTTCAATATCAATAAGCATATtgtgtattattttaaataatgtttagctAGTTTAGTTTCAAAAGCTTTTCATGTTTCCAAATCAGCGTTGTTATCCTTTATTTGTGACTTGGTTCTCTTGTATCTTTCCTAAGTTGTCAGTTACTTTGAAAGTGATTTATCAAAGTTGAAATTATCTCTTTTCATTCATCTCTTTGGAAAAACAGTGATATGATGGGCAAGTCAAAAATGCAACCTTTTAGCCTGTTTGATTATGTATTGTTTTCCCTGCCAAGTAATTTGTTTGCTCATGTCATATGGTAGTTCTGcatttttggtttaattttcTCCAGCAATCAGCAAAGCAATCCAATTATTCAGAGTCCCTAAAATTTCATAGGAATATTATGTGTACTAACTTTTTATGTTTGAGTCAAGTCAACAGAGCAATCCAACTGATCCGAGTCCCTACCAAGTTACCAACCAAACGTGTCAAGATGTGAAACATGTTCTCTCTTTATAGTCAAACATTACctttaaatcaaagcaataaATCAGTTTAGCTGATTTGACCCCACAAATGAAAACACGCATAGAGTATGTAacaatgatttcttttttaaaaagacTAAGAACTCCTTATCTGTGTTTCACGTGAtccaaaacattttattttatttaatttaaatatattttttaaaaatttatttattttttttaaaattggtaTGATACCTTAAttggtctttcttcttttacTCTTTCTTACCTTTTGGTTTACTCAAAAATATTCCCGattagtccctttacttttgaaaatgtgcccacttagttagacATGCTTccaattagtccctctacttttaaaatgtGCCAACTTAAGttggcacatttttaaaaagtagagggactaattgggagcatttctaactaagtgacacattttcaaaagtagagggactaatcgggagcatttctgagtagagagaccaaaagagaaaagagagaaaagtacatgaactattttggtgattatatctttaaaattttatttatcttatattaCAACTATTTGCAACTCCTAACTATCTCATTGAGTTTAACATAATTGAGAGTCTTTGTATACTAGCATGTACACAGAAAAACTCACGGTCATTAGAGTGGGGTTGTGACTAAATCAATAGAGTTTgtctaaacaaaaacaaattatgttTGTGGTTTATAGTGGAATGATAGTTTTGTTCTGTTATGACCACGCGAGCCGCATTGTGGACATGAGAGACACTCGTTTAACATCTCTCAAGTTTGTTCGAGGGACGGATGAGTCTCCAAGCCTATTGACATTGTCAAAAGGGGGTAAAGGGAAATTTTACATGAATTAGAATATGGGAAACTTCCCAAGTACCTCGCTGCCATTAATTTTGCTCTTGTTTAAATCTGCTTTATATGATCCATGCATTTGCTCTATCCCATTCATACACTTCTCCAGGACATTTTGTGAGAGCTTCTCTCTTTGATCTCATGGCTTGTCTCtcattgtttgttttccttGCTAGCCTTGTTTTCTCAGCATTCCCTCCATGTTATGTCCATGGTATAATTAGCTGCATTGAAACTGAAAAGATAGCCCTTCTCAGTCAAAGCGGGGCATTAATCATAGCCACGACCAAAGCTTGTTCTCTTCTTGGGTGGCCATGGTATTGCAAATGGCAAGGCGTGAGCTGCAACCATGAATCCCGGCATGTCATCAAGCTTGATCTCCGACAGCACCCTCCTAATTATATTTCTGATTATCATGGCATGCCACCAAGTAAGTTGAACTCTTCTCTCATTCAGCTTCATCATTTAAAGCACTTGGATTTGAGCATGAACAACTTCAATGACTCCCCCATCCCAGACTTCATTGGCTCTTTCGCCAAACTTGAATACCTGAATCTCTCCAATGCCGGATTCAGTGGTGCCATTCCTCATACCTTTGGAAACCTATCCTGCTTGCGCTATCTTGATCTTAGCTCCAATTATGATCTACAAACTAATGACCTCCACTGGCTCTCTGGAATGACTTCTTTGTATTACCTTGACTTGAGTGGAGGGAACCTTTCCAAAGTGCATGGTTGGCTTCATGACATTAACAGTATGCTCCCCTCTCTTCGTGCGTTGAAACTTTCTAATCTTTGAACTTCAAGGTGGTGGCATTTATGCTACTACCGATCTGCCTCATTATCTCAACTTCACATCTCTTCGTGTGCTTGATCTCTCTCACAATAATGGCCTGAACATCACTCTGCCTCAATGGTTGTTCAATCTCACTAGCCTTGTCTATCTTGATCTTTTTCATTGTGCTCTGTATGGCAAGTTACTGGTCACAATTGGTAACTTGAGACGCTTGAGAGTCTTGAACTTGTCTGGTAATCATTTTGATGGAGTGATTCCAGAGTCCTTGGGAAATCTTGGTAGCTTGGAGAGACTTGATTTGTCAGATAATGAACTCAATGGAAGCATTCCAGAATCTCTGAGCAATCTTACAAATTTAGTGTACTTTGATTTGTCTAATAATAAGTTTGGAAAGTTGCCAGAGAGCATCGGGAGGCTGCAGAAGTTGGTGGAGTTTCATTTGTCCAATAACCAAATTCAGGGATTGATGCCTGCAAGCATTGGGGACCTGAGAAACCTGCAATATTTGGATTTATCACAGAATATGATCAGTGGAGCCATTCCTGAATCCTTTGGCAATCTCACACTTTTGCAGCATTTTGATGGGGCTGTTAACAATCTCAGAGCCATTCCTGAATCCTTTGGGAATCTTGTTCATCTTCAGATTCTGCGATTGTTTCAAAATATGATTGCAGGGGAACTACCAGGGAGCATGGGAAAACTCACAAGCTTGACAGTGCTTGATCTATCAATGAACAACATTAGTGGAATATTGCCAAAATCCATGGGGAACTTATGCAAGTTACAGGAGTTAGatttaagtagcaatttaatcAAAGGAACAATTGATGATCTTGTGAATTGCTTGTCTAATTGCCCTGAGAACTACATAAGAAATAGTTCTTCTGTTTCAGAGGACACGGATGGTATTTGGTACTTAAATTTGGCGAACAACAGATTTAATGGAAGGGTCCCAGAGAGCATAGGTAGGTTAGCTAATCTGAGAATCTTACAGCTCAAGGAAAAATTCATTTGTTGGCACTTTTAACTGAACACCATTTTTCTAAATCTAACGGACTTGTATTACATGGATTTCTCCTATAATTTGTCTGCAGACTTAATGTGCCCAACGATTGGGTGCCTCCTTTTTATGCTGATACTATCATGATGTGCTCTTGCAGAATAAGCTCTGTGTTTCCTGCTTGGCTTAAAACTCAAAGCAGTGGAGTATCTTTTGTCTATCAGGAGGCCGAAATTTCAGCAATGTCCCAACATGGTTTTGGAATTTATCATCCAATGGTTTGGTCTTGCTCAATATATCGCATAATAATTTAAGTGGAATTCTACCTACTTTGCAACATTCCTCCTTGGAGATTATTGATATGAGCCATAACAAATTTGAAGGTTTTGATACACGATTGGAACTCTTCATCTTTGGCCATGATTGATCTAAGTAACAACTCTTTATTTGGTCCTATTTCATTAAGCTTTGCTCGGAttcaatttctttctttatcaCATAATCATATTAATGGCAGCATACCATTTTTTTCTCCGTAACCtcactatttttgaaaaatgctcGGATCTATCTAGCAACAACATGTCCGGAGAACTTCCACATTGCGGAATCAGTtatcattgttaaaaaaattattaatttatctaaCAACAATTTCTTTGGCGAGCATTCCCTGAAGCCATTATGTACTGCCACCAATCTTCGATCGTTGCATTTGCAAAAAGAATAGTCTATCCGAAATCTCCCTTTGCCAtttgaaaaatgcaaaaaaattggTGGTTCTAGACATTGGTGAAAAACAGGCTTTACTGGTACAATACCTTCATGGATTGGAAGTCTTGTATCATTAGTATTCCTTACGCTTGAGATCAAAACTTGTTCGAAGGGTTCAATACCAGAGCAATTATTAAACCTCTCATCCCTCCGGGTTCTGGATCTTGCACAAAAACAACCTCTCGGGTGTCATTTTTCCCTCATACTTTTTGGAGGTTTTAAAGTGATGGCACTAAAGTTACGATGAAAGATCCCGGCTCTTGATTTCCCAATATGATCAAGAGCGCAATTTCACTAATGTTTCAGGAACATACGAGTACTTGGAGTCTCTGGTGATAAGTGCAAAGGGGCGGCAAACTGAATACACAAAAGTACTTTTCCTAGTCACTAGCATTGACTTGttgttgattatgatttatACAACGCAAGTATACNNNNNNNNNNNNNNNNNNNNNNNNNNNNNNNNNNNNNNNNNNNNNNNNNNNNNNNNNNNNNNNNNNNNNNNNNNNNNNNNNNNNNNNNNNNNNNNNNNNNNNNNNNNNNNNNNNNNNNNNNNNNNNNNNNNNNNNNNNNNNNNNNNNNNNNNNNNNNNNNNNNNNNNNNNNNNNNNNNNNNNNNNNNNNNNNNNNNNNNNNNNNNNNNNNNNNNNNNNNNNNNNNNNNNNNNNNNNNNNNNNNNNNNNNNNNNNNNNNNNNNNNNNNNNNNNNNNNNNNNNNNNNNNNNNNNNNNNNNNNNNNNNNNNNNNNNNNNNNNNNNNNNNNNNNNNNNNNNNNNNNNNNNNNNNNNNNNNNNNNNNNNNNNNNNNNNNNNNNNNNNNNNNNNNNNNNNNNNNNNNNNNNNNNNNNNNNNNNNNNNNNNNNNNNNNNNNNNNNNNNNNNNNNNNNNNNNNNNNNNNNNNNNNNNNNNNNNNNNNNNNNNNNNNNNNNNNNNNNNNNNNNNNNNNNNNNNNNNNNNNNNNNNNNNNNNNNNNNNNNNNNNNNNNNNNNNNNNNNNNNNNNNNNNNNNNNNNNNNNNNNNNNNNNNNNNNNNNNNNNNNNNNNNNNNNNNNNNNNNNNNNNNNNNNNNNNNNNNNNNNNNNNN is a window from the Dioscorea cayenensis subsp. rotundata cultivar TDr96_F1 chromosome 2, TDr96_F1_v2_PseudoChromosome.rev07_lg8_w22 25.fasta, whole genome shotgun sequence genome containing:
- the LOC120273665 gene encoding uncharacterized protein LOC120273665; translated protein: MACLSLFVFLASLVFSAFPPCYVHGIISCIETEKIALLSQSGALIIATTKACSLLGWPWYCKWQGVSCNHESRHVIKLDLRQHPPNYISDYHGMPPSKLNSSLIQLHHLKHLDLSMNNFNDSPIPDFIGSFAKLEYLNLSNAGFSGAIPHTFGNLSCLRYLDLSSNYDLQTNDLHWLSGMTSLYYLDLSGGNLSKVHGWLHDINSGGIYATTDLPHYLNFTSLRVLDLSHNNGLNITLPQWLFNLTSLVYLDLFHCALYGKLLVTIGNLRRLRVLNLSGNHFDGVIPESLGNLGSLERLDLSDNELNGSIPESLSNLTNLVYFDLSNNKFGKLPESIGRLQKLVEFHLSNNQIQGLMPASIGDLRNLQYLDLSQNMISGAIPESFGNLTLLQHFDGAVNNLRAIPESFGNLVHLQILRLFQNMIAGELPGSMGKLTSLTVLDLSMNNISGILPKSMGNLCKLQELDLSSNLIKGTIDDLVNCLSNCPENYIRNSSSVSEDTDGIWYLNLANNRFNGRVPESIGRISSVFPAWLKTQSSGVSFVYQEAEISAMSQHGFGIYHPMVWFVFIFDELISRHKVHVDVQGIKTKLQELSRSREVYGISNIGETIGTTSQSRNQNVIPILPQLSDDIDMVGFDDEKKNILQELVDINNTNRSVISIVGIGGLGKTTLAKTVYNDHQVRRSFDIFAWAIISQQYTILEILKGILSEKSETSPEDTIQTLSVKVIEKLKKGKYLVVLDDVWKADVWNELIKVFPDDNNGSRVIITTRFANVAKIANPTFKVHELRCLDEKESQELILRKVFPRQDIETCCPINLVEYAHQLVERCGGLPLAVVVLGGLVSTKPQTKDAWKKVIENMKGLFVEGGEKCLEILSLSYSDLPYYLKLCFLYFGCFKEDEEIPTKTIIRLWSCRRFSYHGMSVLVSHLQANPPNMGNNVPKNWVALPPYLYKEPLKMKIPSDNIITIFSPINTASRNCIQEFQDPMATLEKLPCLKYLKLCKSYRGKQMICSANKFQLLSLEIEYLKKPEEWKMRRRQCHVSSLLQIDRCYSLKMIPKGLKNVPLDQLKLGGMSRYELRNR